One region of Enterobacter ludwigii genomic DNA includes:
- the rlmB gene encoding 23S rRNA (guanosine(2251)-2'-O)-methyltransferase RlmB, with amino-acid sequence MSEMIYGIHAVQALLERAPERFQEVFILKGREDKRLMPLIHALEAQGVVIQLANRQFLDEKSDGAVHQGIIARVKPGRQYQENDLPDLIAELDNPFFLILDGVTDPHNLGACLRSADAAGVHAVIVPKDRSAQLNATAKKVACGAAENVPLIRVTNLARTMRLLQEENIWIVGTAGEADHTLYQSKMTGRLALVMGAEGEGMRRLTREHCDELISIPMAGSVSSLNVSVATGICLFEAVRQRG; translated from the coding sequence ATGAGTGAAATGATTTACGGCATCCACGCGGTGCAAGCCCTGCTGGAGCGCGCACCGGAGCGTTTTCAGGAAGTGTTCATTCTGAAAGGGCGTGAAGACAAGCGTCTGATGCCGCTGATCCACGCCCTGGAGGCACAGGGTGTGGTGATCCAACTGGCAAACCGCCAGTTCCTGGATGAGAAAAGTGACGGCGCGGTTCACCAGGGGATCATTGCCCGCGTGAAGCCGGGTCGTCAGTATCAGGAAAACGATCTGCCGGATCTGATTGCCGAGCTGGATAACCCATTTTTCCTGATCCTCGATGGCGTTACCGATCCGCACAACCTCGGTGCATGTCTGCGTAGTGCTGATGCTGCCGGTGTACACGCGGTCATCGTGCCAAAAGATCGCTCTGCACAGCTGAACGCCACGGCCAAAAAAGTGGCCTGCGGCGCGGCAGAGAACGTTCCGTTGATCCGTGTTACCAACCTGGCGCGCACCATGCGTCTGCTGCAGGAAGAGAATATCTGGATTGTCGGTACCGCCGGTGAAGCCGATCATACCCTCTATCAGAGCAAAATGACTGGCCGTCTGGCGCTGGTGATGGGAGCCGAAGGTGAAGGGATGCGTCGTCTGACGCGCGAGCACTGCGATGAGCTAATCAGCATTCCGATGGCGGGCAGCGTGTCGTCTCTGAACGTTTCTGTTGCGACGGGCATCTGCCTGTTTGAAGCGGTGCGTCAGCGGGGCTAG
- a CDS encoding MFS transporter: MQPDAHKRALIAGSIGNFIEWYEFAVYGFLATVIAKNFFQLEGEAGLTSLILTYASFAIAFFFRPLGAVVFGRIGDRIGRKPTLIIVLVLMTLATAAIGVVPVYASIGIAAPLIITLLRILQGLFAGGEYGGAVSLMTEFAPRGKRGLYGAWQSFTVALGLLAGAGIVALLSALLTPEALHDWGWRIPFFLALPMGVVALWLRVSMEETPSFVQQQDKPVTARADTAATLRAIIMGIGRVMVWSAAGYTYLVIMPTYLQSALHTGFNQALLIAVISNIGFALTIIPSGILSDRIGRRTVMVIATTLLLILALPLLKILQAESSTLAVKALVVLIAGGLVGMLAGPGPAMLSEMFPTRVRYTGLGLAYSLSNAIFSGCAGLIITGLIKETGNLDIPAYYVMTTAVVSIAALMTLRKDDHLRSLEE; encoded by the coding sequence ATGCAACCGGATGCGCACAAGCGAGCATTAATTGCAGGCTCCATTGGTAACTTTATCGAGTGGTATGAGTTTGCGGTCTACGGTTTTCTGGCGACCGTTATTGCGAAAAACTTCTTCCAGCTTGAGGGGGAAGCGGGGCTAACCAGCCTGATCCTGACCTACGCCTCGTTTGCCATCGCTTTCTTTTTCCGTCCCCTGGGCGCGGTGGTGTTTGGCCGCATTGGCGACAGGATTGGCCGTAAGCCAACGCTAATCATTGTGCTGGTATTGATGACGCTCGCTACCGCCGCTATCGGCGTGGTGCCGGTCTACGCCAGCATCGGGATTGCCGCACCGCTCATTATTACACTGCTTCGCATCCTGCAGGGGCTGTTCGCGGGCGGCGAGTACGGCGGTGCGGTCTCGCTGATGACGGAGTTTGCCCCGCGCGGCAAGCGCGGCCTGTACGGCGCGTGGCAATCCTTCACCGTGGCGCTGGGATTGCTGGCAGGCGCAGGCATTGTCGCGCTACTCTCCGCCCTCCTCACCCCTGAAGCTTTGCATGACTGGGGCTGGCGCATTCCGTTCTTCCTGGCGCTGCCCATGGGCGTCGTCGCACTATGGCTTCGGGTAAGCATGGAAGAGACACCCAGCTTTGTGCAGCAGCAGGACAAACCGGTCACCGCTCGGGCGGATACCGCTGCGACCCTCAGAGCTATCATAATGGGGATTGGCAGGGTGATGGTCTGGTCAGCGGCGGGGTATACCTATCTGGTGATTATGCCAACCTACCTGCAGTCAGCGCTGCACACCGGCTTTAACCAGGCGTTATTAATAGCGGTGATTTCGAATATTGGTTTTGCACTCACCATCATTCCCTCTGGGATCCTGAGCGACCGGATCGGGCGTCGCACGGTGATGGTTATCGCCACCACGCTGCTGCTGATCCTCGCCCTGCCACTCCTGAAAATCCTGCAGGCCGAATCCAGTACGCTGGCAGTGAAAGCGCTGGTGGTATTGATTGCAGGTGGTCTGGTGGGAATGCTGGCAGGGCCTGGCCCGGCGATGCTCTCTGAGATGTTCCCGACGCGTGTGCGCTATACCGGGCTTGGGTTGGCTTACTCCCTGTCGAACGCTATTTTTTCAGGCTGCGCAGGGTTGATTATTACCGGGCTGATTAAAGAGACGGGCAATCTGGATATTCCAGCGTACTACGTCATGACGACAGCAGTGGTGAGCATTGCGGCGCTGATGACGCTCAGGAAGGATGACCATTTGCGGTCGTTAGAGGAGTGA
- the yjfN gene encoding DUF1471 family protease activator YjfN produces MKRTLALTSLLLSAGLVSTTAQSAEFASADCVTGLNEIGQISVNNISGSPQDVERVVALKADEQGASWYRIIQMQEDNHVDHWRVQAILYV; encoded by the coding sequence ATGAAACGAACTCTTGCTTTGACCTCTCTGTTGCTCTCAGCTGGCCTTGTGAGCACAACCGCACAGTCAGCAGAATTCGCCAGTGCTGATTGTGTAACGGGTCTGAATGAAATAGGCCAGATCTCCGTGAATAATATTTCAGGGAGCCCGCAAGACGTTGAACGTGTAGTTGCATTGAAAGCCGATGAGCAGGGCGCTTCCTGGTATCGAATCATCCAGATGCAGGAAGATAACCATGTTGATCATTGGCGCGTACAGGCCATTCTTTATGTTTAA
- the rnr gene encoding ribonuclease R encodes MSQDPFQEREAEKYANPIPSREFIIEHLTKREKPANREELAVQLNIEGEEQIEALRRRLRAMERDGQLVFTRRQCYALPERLDLLKGTVIGHRDGYGFLRVEGRKDDLYLSSEQMKMCIHGDQILAQPLGADRKGRREARVVRVLVPKTSQIVGRYFTDAGVGFVVPDDSRLSFDILIPPEEVMGARMGFVVVVELTQRPTRRTKAVGKIVEVLGDNMGTGMAVDMALRTHEIPYIWPKAVEEQIEGLREEVPEESKAGRVDLRDLPLVTIDGEDARDFDDAVYCEKKRGGGWRLWVAIADVSYYVRPHTPLDNEARNRGTSVYFPSQVVPMLPEVLSNGLCSLNPQVDRLCMVCEMTISTKGRLTGYKFYEAVMSSHARLTYTKVWHMLQGDQDLREQYAPLVKHIEELHNLYKTLDQAREERGGISFESEEAKFIFNAERRIERIEQTQRNDAHKLIEECMILANISAARFVEKAKEPALFRIHDKPSTEAITAFRSVLAELGLELPGGNKPDPRDYAELLESIGDRPDAEMLQTMLLRSMKQAIYDPENRGHFGLALQSYAHFTSPIRRYPDLSLHRAIKYLLAQEQGHKGNTTETGGYHYSMEEMLQLGQHCSMTERRADEATREVSDWLKCDFMLDQVGNVFKGVIASVTGFGFFVRLDELFIDGLVHVSSLDNDYYRFDQVGQRLIGESGGQTYRLGDRVEVKVEAVNMDERKIDFSLISSERGPRNVGKTAREKAKKGGNGNTSGKRRQAGKKVNFEPDSAFRGEKKKKPKAAKKEARSAKKPSAKTQKIAAATKAKRAAKKKQAE; translated from the coding sequence ATGTCACAAGATCCATTCCAGGAACGCGAAGCCGAAAAATACGCGAACCCTATTCCCAGCCGCGAGTTCATCATTGAACACTTAACAAAACGCGAAAAACCCGCCAATCGTGAAGAACTTGCCGTTCAATTAAATATTGAAGGTGAAGAGCAAATTGAAGCCCTTCGTCGTCGCCTGCGCGCCATGGAGCGTGACGGGCAACTGGTCTTTACTCGCCGTCAGTGCTATGCGCTACCAGAACGCCTTGATCTGCTGAAAGGAACCGTCATTGGTCACCGCGACGGCTATGGCTTCCTGCGCGTGGAAGGTCGTAAAGACGATCTGTACCTTTCATCTGAACAGATGAAAATGTGTATCCACGGTGACCAGATCCTGGCCCAGCCGCTGGGCGCTGACCGTAAAGGTCGCCGCGAAGCTCGCGTGGTGCGTGTGCTGGTGCCAAAAACCAGCCAGATTGTTGGCCGCTACTTTACCGATGCGGGCGTCGGCTTTGTGGTACCGGACGACAGCCGTCTGAGTTTTGATATCCTGATCCCACCTGAAGAGGTTATGGGCGCGCGCATGGGCTTTGTGGTGGTGGTTGAGCTCACCCAGCGTCCTACCCGTCGCACTAAAGCGGTCGGGAAAATCGTGGAAGTATTGGGCGATAACATGGGCACCGGCATGGCTGTTGATATGGCGCTGCGTACCCATGAGATCCCGTACATCTGGCCGAAAGCGGTTGAAGAACAAATTGAAGGCCTTCGTGAAGAAGTGCCTGAAGAGTCTAAAGCTGGCCGCGTGGACCTCCGCGATCTGCCACTGGTGACGATTGATGGCGAAGACGCCCGCGACTTCGATGATGCGGTGTACTGCGAGAAAAAACGCGGCGGCGGCTGGCGCCTGTGGGTTGCCATCGCGGATGTGAGCTACTATGTTCGCCCGCACACCCCGCTGGATAACGAAGCGCGCAACCGCGGTACCTCGGTTTACTTCCCGTCACAGGTTGTGCCGATGCTGCCGGAAGTGCTCTCTAACGGCCTGTGCTCCCTGAACCCGCAGGTTGATCGCCTCTGTATGGTTTGTGAGATGACCATCTCCACCAAAGGGCGCTTAACAGGTTACAAATTCTACGAAGCAGTCATGAGCTCACATGCGCGCCTGACCTATACCAAAGTCTGGCATATGCTGCAGGGCGACCAGGATCTGCGCGAACAATATGCGCCGCTGGTGAAGCACATTGAAGAGCTACATAACCTCTACAAAACGCTGGATCAGGCTCGTGAAGAGCGCGGCGGGATCTCCTTTGAGAGCGAGGAGGCGAAGTTTATCTTCAACGCGGAACGTCGCATTGAACGTATCGAACAGACCCAGCGTAACGACGCGCATAAGCTGATTGAAGAGTGTATGATCCTGGCGAACATCTCGGCGGCACGTTTTGTTGAGAAAGCCAAAGAACCTGCGCTGTTCCGTATTCACGATAAACCGTCGACGGAAGCCATCACCGCGTTCCGTTCAGTACTGGCTGAACTGGGTCTGGAGCTGCCTGGTGGTAACAAGCCAGACCCGCGTGATTATGCCGAGCTGCTGGAATCCATTGGCGACCGTCCGGATGCAGAAATGCTGCAGACCATGCTGCTGCGCTCCATGAAGCAGGCGATTTACGATCCGGAAAACCGTGGGCACTTCGGTCTGGCGTTGCAGTCCTACGCGCACTTTACGTCGCCAATTCGTCGTTACCCGGATCTTTCCCTGCACCGTGCAATCAAGTATTTGCTGGCGCAGGAGCAGGGCCATAAAGGGAACACGACTGAAACCGGAGGCTACCACTATTCAATGGAAGAGATGCTGCAACTGGGTCAGCATTGTTCCATGACCGAACGCCGCGCGGATGAAGCGACCCGTGAAGTCTCAGACTGGCTGAAGTGCGACTTTATGCTGGATCAGGTCGGTAACGTGTTCAAAGGTGTGATCGCCAGCGTGACCGGTTTTGGTTTCTTTGTTCGTCTCGATGAGCTGTTTATCGACGGTCTGGTGCATGTCTCCAGCCTGGATAACGACTACTACCGTTTTGACCAGGTCGGGCAGCGTCTCATTGGTGAATCCGGCGGTCAGACCTATCGTCTGGGCGATCGTGTGGAAGTGAAGGTCGAAGCGGTCAATATGGACGAGCGCAAGATCGACTTCAGCCTGATCTCCAGCGAGCGTGGCCCGCGTAATGTGGGTAAAACGGCGCGTGAGAAGGCGAAAAAGGGTGGCAACGGTAATACCAGCGGCAAACGTCGTCAGGCGGGTAAGAAAGTGAACTTCGAGCCAGATAGCGCCTTCCGCGGCGAGAAGAAAAAGAAACCGAAGGCAGCGAAGAAAGAAGCTCGCTCCGCGAAAAAGCCTTCCGCTAAGACCCAAAAAATTGCCGCCGCTACCAAAGCGAAGCGCGCGGCGAAGAAAAAGCAGGCGGAGTAA
- a CDS encoding isovaleryl-CoA dehydrogenase has translation MHWQTHTVFNQPAPLSNSNLFLSDCALRDAVSREGAEWDSELLASIGQQLGTAESLELGRLANVNPPELLRYDATGERLDDVRFHPAWHLLMQGLCANRVHNLAWEEEARKGSFVARAARFVLHAQVEAGTLCPITMTFAATPLLQQTLPKIFHDWLTPLLSDRYDPHLAPGSQKRGLLIGMGMTEKQGGSDVLSNTTKAEKCSDGSYRLVGHKWFFSVPQSDAHLVLAQAKGGLSCFFVPRFLPDGQRNAVRLERLKDKLGNRSNASSEVEFLDASGWLLGEEGEGVRQILRMGGLTRFDCALGSHGLMRRALSVALYHAHQRQTFGKNLIDQPLMRDVLSRMALVLEGQTALLFRLARAWDKRADPQEAAWARLFTPAAKFSVCKTGIPFVAEAMEVLGGMGYCEESELPRLYREMPVNSIWEGSGNIMCLDVLRVLTKQPGVFDLLTDDFAQVKGQDRHFDRSWRQLQQKLRKPQEAQGREIAQQLFLLGAGSQMLQHASPPVAQAWCRMMLDTRGGTLMNEQVQSDLLLRATGRVG, from the coding sequence ATGCACTGGCAGACCCATACCGTTTTTAATCAACCAGCCCCACTCTCAAACAGTAACCTTTTCCTCTCTGACTGCGCCCTGCGTGACGCAGTTTCCCGCGAGGGTGCCGAGTGGGATAGTGAGTTGCTCGCCAGCATCGGGCAGCAGTTAGGCACCGCTGAGTCACTGGAGCTGGGCAGGCTGGCGAACGTGAATCCACCTGAGCTATTACGCTATGATGCCACCGGGGAGCGGCTGGATGATGTCCGCTTTCATCCCGCATGGCACTTGCTGATGCAAGGACTCTGTGCCAACCGTGTACACAACCTGGCGTGGGAAGAGGAGGCGCGAAAGGGCTCTTTTGTCGCCAGAGCCGCACGGTTTGTTCTGCATGCGCAGGTCGAAGCCGGCACGCTTTGTCCCATAACCATGACTTTTGCTGCGACACCCTTGCTACAGCAGACGCTCCCCAAAATATTTCATGACTGGCTGACGCCGCTACTCAGCGATCGCTACGATCCTCATCTTGCTCCAGGATCGCAAAAGCGTGGTCTGCTGATCGGCATGGGGATGACGGAAAAGCAGGGCGGATCCGACGTTCTCAGCAACACCACCAAAGCAGAAAAATGCAGCGATGGTAGCTACCGGCTGGTGGGACACAAATGGTTTTTCTCGGTGCCTCAAAGCGATGCGCACCTGGTGCTGGCCCAGGCGAAAGGCGGACTCTCCTGCTTTTTTGTTCCCCGTTTTTTGCCTGACGGACAACGGAATGCCGTGCGTCTGGAGCGGCTGAAAGACAAGCTCGGTAACCGATCCAACGCCAGCAGCGAGGTGGAGTTTCTTGATGCCTCCGGCTGGCTGCTTGGGGAAGAGGGCGAAGGCGTGCGGCAGATCCTGAGAATGGGCGGGCTGACGCGTTTTGACTGCGCACTAGGCAGCCACGGGTTGATGCGCCGGGCGTTATCTGTGGCGCTTTACCACGCCCATCAGCGGCAGACGTTCGGGAAAAACCTTATCGATCAACCCTTGATGCGCGATGTGCTGAGCCGTATGGCCCTGGTGCTGGAGGGGCAAACTGCACTGTTATTTCGTCTGGCGCGGGCGTGGGATAAACGCGCGGATCCGCAAGAAGCCGCCTGGGCTCGGTTGTTCACCCCTGCGGCGAAATTTAGCGTGTGCAAAACCGGAATCCCCTTTGTGGCAGAAGCAATGGAAGTCCTCGGCGGTATGGGCTACTGCGAGGAGAGCGAACTACCACGACTCTACCGTGAGATGCCGGTAAACAGCATCTGGGAAGGATCGGGCAATATTATGTGCCTGGATGTGTTGCGCGTACTGACTAAGCAGCCCGGTGTCTTCGACCTGCTGACCGACGATTTTGCGCAGGTGAAAGGGCAGGACAGACACTTCGATCGTAGCTGGCGGCAACTACAGCAAAAACTGCGTAAACCTCAGGAGGCACAGGGGCGGGAGATCGCGCAGCAGCTTTTCTTACTGGGTGCCGGGAGCCAAATGCTGCAGCACGCATCGCCACCCGTGGCGCAGGCGTGGTGCCGCATGATGCTTGATACCCGCGGTGGGACGCTGATGAACGAGCAGGTGCAAAGTGACCTGCTGCTGCGTGCCACCGGCAGGGTTGGCTAG
- a CDS encoding adenylosuccinate synthase: MGNNVVVLGTQWGDEGKGKIVDLLTERAKYVVRYQGGHNAGHTLVINGEKTVLHLIPSGILRDNVTSIIGNGVVLSPAALMKEMKGLEDRGIPVRERLLLSEACPLILDYHVALDVAREKARGAKAIGTTGRGIGPAYEDKVARRGLRVGDLFDKATFAEKLKEVMEYHNFQLVNFYKADAVDYQKVLDDVMAIADILTGMVVDVSDLLDQARKRGDFVMFEGAQGTLLDIDHGTYPYVTSSNTTAGGVATGSGLGPRYVDYVLGIIKAYSTRVGAGPFPTELFDETGEFLCKQGNEFGATTGRRRRTGWLDAVAVRRAVQINSLSGFCLTKLDVLDGLKEVKICVGYRMPDGREVTTTPLAADDWEGIEPIYETMPGWSETTFGVKERSGLPQAALDYIKRIEELTEVPIDIISTGPDRTETMILRDPFDA; the protein is encoded by the coding sequence ATGGGTAACAACGTCGTCGTACTGGGCACCCAATGGGGTGACGAAGGTAAAGGGAAGATTGTTGATCTTCTGACTGAACGGGCTAAATATGTTGTACGCTACCAGGGCGGTCACAACGCAGGCCATACTCTCGTAATCAACGGTGAAAAAACCGTCCTCCATCTTATTCCATCAGGCATTCTTCGTGATAACGTCACCAGCATCATCGGTAACGGCGTTGTGCTGTCTCCTGCTGCGCTGATGAAAGAGATGAAAGGTCTGGAAGACCGTGGTATCCCTGTTCGTGAGCGTCTGCTGCTCTCCGAAGCTTGCCCGCTGATCCTGGATTATCACGTGGCACTGGACGTTGCGCGTGAGAAAGCGCGTGGCGCGAAAGCGATCGGTACCACCGGCCGTGGTATCGGCCCGGCTTACGAAGACAAAGTAGCTCGTCGCGGTCTGCGCGTGGGCGACCTCTTCGACAAAGCAACCTTCGCTGAAAAACTGAAAGAAGTGATGGAATATCACAACTTCCAGCTGGTGAACTTCTACAAAGCTGACGCTGTTGACTACCAGAAAGTACTGGATGACGTCATGGCGATTGCTGACATTCTGACCGGTATGGTTGTTGATGTATCCGATCTGCTGGACCAGGCGCGCAAACGTGGCGATTTCGTCATGTTTGAAGGTGCGCAGGGTACGCTGCTGGACATCGACCACGGTACCTATCCGTATGTGACCTCTTCTAACACCACCGCAGGTGGCGTGGCGACCGGCTCTGGCCTGGGCCCGCGTTATGTGGATTACGTTCTGGGTATCATCAAAGCTTACTCCACTCGCGTGGGTGCAGGTCCATTCCCGACCGAACTGTTTGATGAAACCGGCGAGTTCCTGTGCAAGCAGGGTAACGAGTTTGGCGCGACCACCGGTCGTCGTCGTCGTACCGGCTGGCTGGATGCGGTTGCAGTGCGTCGCGCAGTGCAGATCAACTCCCTGTCTGGCTTCTGCCTGACCAAGCTGGACGTACTGGACGGCCTGAAAGAAGTGAAAATCTGCGTAGGCTACCGTATGCCAGATGGCCGCGAAGTGACCACCACTCCGCTGGCGGCTGACGACTGGGAAGGCATCGAGCCAATCTACGAAACCATGCCGGGCTGGTCTGAGACCACTTTCGGTGTGAAAGAGCGTAGCGGCCTGCCACAGGCGGCGCTGGATTACATCAAGCGTATTGAAGAACTGACCGAAGTGCCGATCGATATTATTTCTACCGGCCCGGATCGTACTGAAACGATGATCCTGCGCGACCCGTTCGACGCATAA
- the bsmA gene encoding biofilm peroxide resistance protein BsmA, with product MAIRKRDMVMRRFAALLLVSLLSGCNALQGTPQPAPPVADHPQEIRRNQTEGLQRMGTVSALVRGSPDDAEEAIKAQAVAAKADYYVIIMIDETIITGQWYSQAILYHK from the coding sequence ATGGCTATCAGGAAACGAGATATGGTTATGCGCAGGTTTGCTGCTTTATTGCTGGTGTCTCTGCTCAGTGGCTGTAACGCACTGCAGGGAACGCCGCAGCCCGCTCCGCCGGTCGCCGATCATCCACAGGAGATTCGTCGTAATCAGACGGAAGGATTACAGCGAATGGGCACGGTCTCCGCGCTGGTTCGCGGCTCTCCGGATGACGCTGAAGAGGCAATAAAAGCACAAGCCGTCGCCGCCAAAGCAGATTATTACGTCATCATTATGATCGATGAAACCATCATAACGGGACAGTGGTACTCACAGGCAATTTTGTACCATAAGTAA
- the nsrR gene encoding nitric oxide-sensing transcriptional repressor NsrR has protein sequence MQLTSFTDYGLRALIYMASLPDGKMTSISEVTEVYGVSRNHMVKIINQLSRAGYVAAVRGKNGGIRLGKPAQSIRVGDVVRELEPLSLVNCSSEFCHITPACRLKKALSKAVQSFLKELDNYTLADLVEENQPLYKLLLVE, from the coding sequence GTGCAGTTAACAAGTTTCACCGATTACGGCTTACGCGCGCTGATCTACATGGCGTCGTTACCCGATGGGAAAATGACCAGTATCTCTGAAGTGACAGAGGTCTACGGCGTGTCTCGTAATCATATGGTCAAAATAATCAATCAACTTAGTCGTGCCGGATATGTTGCTGCCGTTCGCGGGAAGAATGGGGGGATCCGTCTCGGTAAACCGGCGCAGAGTATTCGTGTTGGCGATGTGGTACGTGAGCTGGAGCCATTGTCTCTGGTGAACTGCAGCAGCGAGTTCTGCCACATTACGCCCGCCTGCCGTCTGAAAAAGGCGCTTTCTAAGGCCGTGCAAAGTTTTCTCAAGGAACTGGATAACTACACGCTGGCCGATTTGGTTGAAGAGAATCAACCGCTTTATAAATTATTGCTGGTGGAATGA
- a CDS encoding Cache 3/Cache 2 fusion domain-containing protein, with product MINFFRRAGLGTKLSLLTGVSVAILFLLFTFLLSQKASQQLEELAVEDLHNQSTGMVDMVQMFNTSLSEEVESYTRLFSTFLPQPLNIDRSQPQTINGLSVPLLKGGETGLHENNTLSDEFLNRTGAISTLFVRSGNDFVRVATSLRKENGERAMGTVLDVSSPAFAAVSKGEVYRGLALLFGKRYITQYQPVKNAEGQIIAIVFVGVDITRSWNVMREKILNRRLGESGHFFVLDRSNGKTRGQYLFHSSEEGQLPKWDSATQQQLLSDKPGTLERITEDGRTVKMAYTPLPGWNWTIVGEVDKSVLLSSVTTLRDRFLLAGVVLSVLFAGLFVMIIRRMLTQPLRNVIHLARQYAAGDLRSSLPVTRQDEVGQLVDAINGIGGGLQKMVLQVREAAGEIHMGTNALASDTGEISEQINKQASSVEETSASMEQLAATVQQNAANMEQTQQLVSETSLAVHQGGETVTHAVATMDDIREASKRIEDITRVIESIAFQTNILALNAAVEAARAGEHGKGFAVVAQEVRALAGRSANAVKEIEQLIGDTLRKVSEGHALSEQTRLAMDSIILHIDNISQLVMEINHASREQSAGIGQVNLAMTHIGEASHINADRVSRSEQTAQTLREKGSHLTQLVSLFQLKN from the coding sequence ATGATCAATTTTTTTCGCCGTGCAGGACTTGGTACGAAGCTGTCACTGCTTACGGGTGTCAGTGTCGCCATACTGTTTTTGCTTTTCACTTTTCTGCTCAGCCAAAAAGCCAGCCAGCAGCTTGAAGAGCTTGCGGTCGAGGATCTGCATAACCAGTCCACTGGCATGGTCGATATGGTGCAGATGTTTAACACCAGCCTGAGTGAAGAGGTCGAGAGTTATACCCGCCTGTTTTCCACCTTTTTACCGCAGCCTCTGAATATTGATCGTTCCCAACCCCAGACGATAAACGGGCTTAGCGTTCCGCTTCTGAAAGGCGGAGAAACCGGGCTGCATGAAAATAACACCCTTTCGGACGAGTTCCTGAATCGTACGGGAGCCATTTCGACGCTGTTTGTACGCAGCGGTAACGACTTTGTTCGCGTGGCCACTTCCCTGCGCAAAGAGAATGGCGAGCGTGCAATGGGTACTGTTCTGGATGTCTCCAGCCCGGCCTTCGCTGCCGTAAGCAAAGGCGAAGTCTACCGTGGACTGGCGCTGCTGTTTGGCAAGCGTTACATCACCCAGTACCAGCCCGTTAAAAACGCCGAAGGACAGATCATTGCGATCGTCTTTGTCGGCGTGGACATCACCCGCTCCTGGAACGTCATGCGCGAGAAAATCCTCAACCGCCGTCTGGGTGAGAGCGGCCACTTCTTTGTGCTGGATCGCAGCAACGGCAAAACGCGCGGCCAGTATCTGTTCCATTCCAGCGAGGAGGGTCAGTTACCGAAATGGGACAGTGCAACACAACAGCAGCTGCTGAGTGACAAACCCGGCACACTGGAACGCATCACTGAAGATGGCCGCACGGTGAAAATGGCCTATACCCCGCTGCCAGGCTGGAACTGGACCATCGTCGGCGAAGTGGATAAATCCGTACTGCTCTCAAGCGTGACCACTCTGCGTGACCGTTTCCTGCTGGCTGGTGTGGTGTTGTCTGTACTCTTCGCGGGCCTCTTTGTGATGATTATTCGTAGGATGCTTACCCAACCGCTGAGAAATGTGATTCATCTGGCTCGTCAGTATGCTGCGGGCGATCTGCGTTCCAGCCTTCCCGTAACGCGCCAGGACGAGGTTGGTCAGTTGGTTGATGCCATCAATGGTATCGGTGGCGGACTGCAAAAAATGGTTCTGCAGGTTCGCGAAGCGGCAGGTGAAATCCATATGGGGACAAACGCCCTGGCCTCCGATACCGGCGAGATTTCAGAGCAGATCAACAAACAGGCCAGCAGCGTGGAAGAGACCTCCGCCAGCATGGAGCAACTGGCCGCAACCGTACAGCAAAACGCGGCCAATATGGAGCAAACACAGCAGTTGGTAAGTGAAACCTCGCTCGCGGTACATCAGGGTGGCGAGACGGTAACCCATGCGGTTGCCACCATGGATGACATCCGGGAAGCGTCAAAACGCATCGAAGACATCACGCGCGTGATTGAGTCAATCGCTTTCCAGACCAATATCCTGGCGCTCAATGCGGCAGTAGAGGCGGCTCGTGCTGGTGAACACGGAAAAGGTTTTGCGGTGGTCGCGCAGGAAGTTCGCGCTCTGGCTGGACGTAGCGCTAACGCAGTGAAGGAGATTGAACAGCTGATTGGCGATACGCTCAGGAAAGTCAGTGAAGGACACGCGCTGTCCGAACAGACGCGTCTGGCGATGGACTCCATCATTCTTCATATTGATAACATCAGCCAGCTGGTCATGGAGATTAACCACGCGTCACGCGAGCAATCCGCAGGAATCGGTCAGGTTAATCTTGCTATGACCCATATTGGCGAAGCATCACACATCAACGCCGATCGCGTCTCACGCAGCGAACAAACGGCACAAACGCTGCGTGAGAAAGGTTCGCATCTCACCCAACTGGTGAGCTTGTTCCAGCTGAAAAACTAG